A window of the Hordeum vulgare subsp. vulgare chromosome 5H, MorexV3_pseudomolecules_assembly, whole genome shotgun sequence genome harbors these coding sequences:
- the LOC123452572 gene encoding transcription termination factor MTEF1, chloroplastic-like, which produces MPLCSFYASTSLPVAKPHSLPSSAKLPSTAAAAITTVQPTKSLPAPAVAAAATALPTTAENAASLTPAEALSLHLPELPSAMRDKILSLELMGVDYGRALSLNPALRDAAPESIHAVVTFLQSRGLQFKDLGRVFGMCPSVLTASVRADLRPVFAFLTDDLGVPETAYRRVVVKCPRVLACSVRDQLRPALIYLRRLGFRDNRALAFQDPILLVSSVERTMAPKLEYLAGLGMSRDDAVAMALRCPALFTFNVERNYKPKFEYLVEEMGGGVEDVKAFPQYFTFSLEKRIAPRHRAAADAGVDLPLPDMLKATDDEFSEMLERRRCR; this is translated from the coding sequence ATGCCGCTCTGCAGCTTCTACGcctccacctccctcccggtGGCGAAGCCCCACTCCCTGCCCTCCTCCGCCAAGCTCCCTTCCACCGCCGCGGCGGCGATCACCACCGTGCAGCCAACGAAGTCGCTGCCGGCTCCGGCTGTGGCTGCGGCGGCGACCGCCCTGCCAACGACGGCAGAGAACGCAGCGTCGTTGACGCCGGCGGAGGCGCTGTCTCTGCACCTGCCGGAGCTGCCGTCAGCGATGCGCGACAAGATCCTGAGCCTGGAGCTGATGGGGGTGGACTACGGGCGCGCGCTGTCCCTGAACCCGGCGCTCCGGGACGCGGCGCCGGAGTCCATCCACGCGGTGGTCACCTTCCTCCAGTCACGCGGGCTCCAGTTCAAGGACCTGGGCCGCGTCTTCGGCATGTGCCCGTCGGTCCTCACCGCCAGCGTCCGCGCCGACCTCCGCCCCGTCTTCGCCTTCCTCACCGACGACCTCGGCGTGCCGGAGACCGCCTACCGCCGCGTGGTCGTCAAGTGCCCGCGCGTGCTGGCCTGCAGCGTCCGCGACCAGCTCCGGCCGGCGCTCATCTACCTCCGCCGCCTCGGCTTCCGGGACAACCGCGCGCTGGCGTTCCAGGACCCCATCCTCCTCGTCTCCAGCGTGGAGCGCACCATGGCGCCCAAGCTGGAGTACCTGGCCGGGCTGGGCATGTCGCGGGACGACGCCGTGGCCATGGCGCTCCGGTGCCCGGCCCTCTTCACCTTCAACGTGGAGAGGAACTACAAGCCCAAGTTCGAGTACCTGGTGGAGGAGATGGGCGGCGGCGTGGAGGACGTCAAGGCCTTCCCGCAGTACTTCACCTTCAGCCTCGAGAAGCGGATCGCGCCGCGGCaccgcgccgccgccgacgccggcGTCGACCTGCCGCTGCCGGACATGCTCAAGGCCACCGACGACGAGTTCAGCGAGATGCTCGAGAGGAGAAGATGCAGATGA